From the Neobacillus sp. PS3-34 genome, the window CTTTGGTGAGTTCAGTTGTAGGATGGTGCAACATTCAGAAATCTACCATTAGTGCTTCATAAAGGAAGCGACAGTCTGTGCTGCACCGTGTTGGATGTAATAAGACTATTGGATGGGCAATTAAACACCCGTTTCGCGACCTACTTTTCCCACCCATACCAGTATTGACGGCATATTGACCTTTTCATTTTCTGCCGTGCAGCGTTGATGTTGCGCTGATGAATGGACAAAGAGGAAATTTTTTAAATTGTTTAATATTTTTAATTACAACAATATCCTGTTGAGTCTATAATTAAATAATAAACTAAACACAATCAATTATTTCGGACGGTGGCTATTGTGGAATTGGCTAAAGATTTATTTTTTAATCTTTCACTAATCATACTTTTATTATTTATTTTTAATCTTTGGTCTGAACGATACAATAGGGATCCCATACCTCGTGTTCTATGTATTATAGGCCTTTTCTTGCTGTCTTGGTATGCATATACTTCTCCACGGAAGTATATGGAGTTATGATCGATTTAAGACAAATCCCTATTATTTTAGGTGGGCTTTACTATGGTTATGGACCGTTTTTAGTTGTCTCATCTTTACTACTTAGAGGACTATTTTATGGGTTTGACAGCAATTTTTGGATAATATCGCCACTCTATGGCGCTTTAAGCATTTTTTTGTGGCTTGCTCATCCTTGGTTCCTAAAACAAAGTCCAAGAAAACGTATACTCGTCTGTCTATCAACTGTTTCTATAATGAGCGCTTCCGTCTTTGGTGGCTTTTTGATTTCGGGTCACTCATTAACCGAGCTTAAAGTTGTTGGTATCACATTCATGATTCAATTTATAGGAATTTGTATGCTTTCTTATTTGTTAGAGGAAATAAAACAAAATGATTTTTTTCGCGAGCAGATGGTGAAAGCACAAAAAGTGGAATTAGCCAGTCATATGAGCGCGGCTATTTCCCATGAAGTAAGAAATCCCTTAACTGCTGTACAAGGTTTTTTACAGCTTGCTTCAGAGGATCCAGAGATTCAGGCGACAACAAGGAGATATATCAATACCGCCATAAGTGAATTAAATGCGGCTGAGCATGTTATTAGAGATTACTTAACATTTGCACAACCCTCTTTACAAACAGTAGAAAAATTTCTCGTGAATGAGGAACTTAACCAAATCATTAAAACATTGCAGCCAATGGCTAACATGAATTCAGTAGAAATTATTACTGTAAACACTGAATTCGGCTATATTTCAGGAGACCGGAACCGGTTCCGACAGTGTTTCCTCAACATTTTGAAAAATTGTATTGAGGCAATGCCTGATGGGGGGACGCTTAAACTCCACCCATATGTTAAGAGTAATGAAATAAATATTAGTGTATCTGATACGGGTATTGGGATGACATCTGACCAAGTGAAGCGCTTAGGCGAACCGTATTACTCAACCAAGGGTAAAAAGGGAACCGGTCTTGGGCTAATGGTTTCTTTTAGTATTATCCAAGAGATGAAAGGCACAGTAAAAATCAATAGTAAAATTGGTATAGGAACAGAGTTTTTAGTCACATTCCCTGCCCTTTCTTAGGAAAATCTAAGGGAAAGGAAGTTATGTTAAAAAAAATGCTCACGAAAGCTTAGTACTTCTTTATTTATTTACTTTAATTAAAACGGTCATATGTTTCTCATTAAATAATATTAATAAAGACTACATAAAATAAGTCCATTATTAATGAGGAGAGCATCTGATGAAAAATATATTGTTCTTTACGATTCTTTTATTAATTAGTTTGTTTTCTTATCAAACAACTACATATGCCTCCACTAATAGTCGGGAGGCATATGAAAAAACCGGGCGTGTTATTTGGGAAGTTAATACAAACGAAAAATTAGTTGCTCTTACTTTTGATGATGGACCACATCCTGTTTTTACTCCTCAAATACTTGAAATATTAGCTAAATATGATGCTAAGGCCACCTTTTTTGTAGCTGGTAATAAAGTAATTCGTTTTCCTGATATTTTAAAACAGGAAGTAAAAGAAGGACACGAAATTGCTAATCACACTTACCATCATATTTATAATAATATTACGTCAGCAAAACTATCATCAGAAATAAAAGAAACAGATAAAATTATACATAGGATCACTGGTTTTACACCGTCCCTCTATCGTCCCGTAGGAGGCCATTATAATGATTTAATTATAAATACCGCAATAAAAAACGGAAAAGAAGTCGTATTATGGAATCAAGATACCCGTGATTGGTCGGATCCTCCTGTAAGTCAAATGCGTAACTATATAACAAAAGGAGTAAAGCCGGGCAGTATCATTCTATTTCATGATTGGCATGGAAGTGAATATTCTCAGACTTGTCAAACAGTTAAAGCCTTGGATAACATTTTGGACTTTTTATATAAAAACGGGTATAAATGTATAACTGTATCTGAAATGCTCTACCGCTCGTCACAAAAAATTCCAGACTTTTTTAAAATTTATCCTAAAAAGAAAGATAAAACGTCTCATATTGATTTAATGTTATAAATGAGATTTTCCGCAGAAGGGATGATTACCTATAATCCTCAAACCTGCCAAACTCCTTCTGAATACCCAGCTTCACTGTCCCAATCGGTCCATTTCGCTGCTTTGCGACGATAATCTCGACGATGTCTTTTTCTTCAACGTCCCTTTGATAATAATCATCCCGGTAAAGGAATGAAATAACATCGGCATCCTGCTCAATCTGTCCGCTTTCACGCAGATCTGATAACATCGGCCGTTTATCCTGCCTGCTCTCTACACCCCTGCTCAGCTGCGAAAGTGCCATAACGACAATATTCATTTCCCTTGCCATAAGTTTAAGAGCTCGGTTGATTTCACTAATTTCAATTTGGCGGTTCGATTGGTATTTATTTTCACCTGGAATCAACTGAAGGTAATCGATGATGACAAGGATTCTTTTATCATCTCCGTACTCTCTCTTCACTTTTCTTACCTTGGACCAAATATAGTTAATATTCATTCCCACGCGGTCAAAAATATGTAATTGGCTGTTCGAGATCTTCCCCATCGCATGTGAGAGACGGCTCCAATCGTCTTTTACAAAAAATTGCTTCGGGTTTCTCATTTTAACTGAGCTGATTTCGCCAATTGTGCTCGCAGCTCTTTTCAGCAATTGTTTTACGGGCATTTCCAGTGAGAAAAATAGGCAAATGTCCTTTTCCGCTGCGTTCAGGGCAATATTTAATGCGAATGCTGTCTTTCCCATACTTGGACGTGCACCGACAATGACGAAATCGAATTTTTGGAATCCGCCTGTCAGGTTATCCATCCCTTGAAATCCAGTTGGAATCCCTAACAGCTCCTCCTTTTCCTTTTCACAATCAAAATATAACTCTATTAATGACAGCTTAATATCGCCGAGATGGTCCTCGTGATTGGTATCCTCTATTTCCATTAATCGGGAAATGCCTTCCCTCAATGTTTGATTGATATCATCGGTTTTGGCATTTTCTATCAGTATCTTTGCGGCTTCGATCGCTTGTCTTTTTTTCGCATACTCTTTGACGATTCCCTGGTAGTAGTGAAAATTTGCGGTAGTAGGAACACTCCCCGCCAGCTTGGTAATATAGGAGATGCCGCCGATGTCTTCCAGGTTATTGGCACCAATCTGTTCCACGACCGAAATAACATCGATTGGCTTCCCTTTTTCATCCAGCTCTTTCATGGCAGCGAGGAGCTTCCGCAATTTTCTCGAGAAAAGCTGATCAGGAGTGATGGTGCAATCCTTGATTAGTCCATCCTCCAAAAACAGGGCGCCAACTGCTGCTTGCTCCGCCTCTGTATTTACAAGCCTTGGATCGAACATTGATTTCACCGCCTCCGTATTCCCAGGATTTCTCTCATCTTTGCCAACTCCTGCTGGACAACTTCCTCTTTTGCCGGTTTCACATGCCGCGATAGAAAAGCCATGGTCTCCATGACATTCGGGATATCCCTGGATGAAGCTGTTTTTTTTCTGATAAGATCCGAAACCTTTGGCGGCACCGGTGATACCTTGGCAAAAGCAACAAGATTCTGTTTTAGTTCTTCAAAGGAGGATTTCTTTAATGCCTCGTACCAGGCATTAATCTTGCGCTGGTCAGGAGAGAAGCAGTCATAATACTCATCAATTAGCGACATGAGCTCAAATACCTCGTCCTTAGTCATTTAGATCGAAATCCTCCTTTCTCCACTTTCTATTGCCGACTTTTTGATTTAAATACGATTCAAACTTGTTCCCAAACAGTGTCTGGCCTTAGGAATTTACTCCATTTTGGGTCCCGCCATTCATCCGACTTCAGGTCAATCACTTGCTTAAAGTCCCTAACTGTAAATCCTTCTCTCCATCTGGCCGAATCAGCTCCTGCGTCTTGTTCGAACTGTACCGATAGTTTGTTTGGGTTTTCAGATTTAAGTAATCAATGATTTCAGCAAACGGTATATGTTCTTTTGTGGTAGTCTTTGAAGTAATCTCTGTAGTAATCTCTGGTATTGGTGGTACAATTGTTGTTTCCTCCAGTGACAATTCCTGTTGTGAGGACGGCTCAAGAATGTGAGTCGAAACCTCCGTCACTATCATCGATGTTTCTTCCATTTCCGCAAGCTTTATATAATCAATCGTATACCATTTGGTTTTATCGATTTTAGACCGATTCCAGTTGGCTGAGATTAAGTAACCTTTCTGTTCCAGTGAAAGGATCGTTTTTCTAATCGTATTTTCATGCCAAAACGGCATTTGCATTTGCCAATCCTTATACGTGTTATAAATCCATTTCCTCCCTTCAATCACATGCTTGCTGGACTCTAACCAATAATGCATTTGCTGCAACACCACTGCTTCATTTAATCCAATTTTGATTGCGAGCGATGGAAGAACGATTAAGGGATGTTCATTGATTAATAAATTGGTCATTGGAACTCTCCTGTCTTTTTTAAAATCAAATCCTTCACCCTTTATATATAAAGAAGTGACGAAAAAGGACAGTCGATACCTAAAAAAATATCATCGATAGACAAACTGGTGGCCGAAGAGGATTTTTCTTCACACAAAAAGCCACCCTTTTTATGTAGGGTGGCTTATGGTAGCTTTACATTCTATTTCATATTGGCTCGTTTTTTTTGAAAGGCTATAGAATAAATTCTAAATTTTAGTAGCATCAACTCTTTTTTATTTTATTTCAGTGAACAGACCCCTGAATATTGCCCCCTACATTTGGTAAAGAATTAAAATCAAAAAAAGAGATAATACAACAACACTAACTAAAGAGGCAACTTTAATATAACGAATGGCACCGTCTGATACTTCAGGTTCGTCATTGTACATCCATCGTTATCCTCATAAAATACTTTCTTCTGGATAAAAATAACTCCAAATTAGTACAGCATATATTGGGATCAATAAAATTAAATACAATATTACTTCTCCCAGCTTCAGTACCCCCAAAAAAAATCGTTTAAACAATATACGAATAAAATTTCCATATGTTTCAAAATGCACTACCTTTTTTTGAAAAACGTTGTGAGTAACCAGTGATATTTAAAATAAGCGGAGGTTTTCCGGTTAGACTACAGAATAGAGCTCGGTTCGGGGTATATAAGCGGAGTTTTTCCGATTAAGCAAAGAAAAATTAACCATTTTCACGCTTTTTGAGCCAATAGTCGGAATCTTTCCGTCTATTCAAGCTATTTTCAGTGCTATTTCCTAATTAAGAGGAATTTCTCCGCTTATTTATCAAAAATGCTTTAGTGCCAAATGAACTTGTACAACTTACGGGTGCTTAATGGCGGGTTTTGTTTTCGAGTACAAAGCCTTTATTTGACTTGGTGCTTCGATATGCTTTTTTTCTGCCTTTAAATGACGAATAAAAAACTGCATAAAAAAAGAGAAGGTTCACTCTCCTCCTCCCCTCATACCTCTTCGTTCCGGTGAGTAAATTTGATCCTGGATACCGGAATTTTTAATTCCTTTAGGATGTCCATGAATATTATACACGTGTACAGCTCCATTTTTAGAGCCATCCCTTTTAGGATTCTGTTTTATCGATCTTTCCTTTGGTAAATTTCAAGTAGCTCTGTAAACTCGTTTCTGGATAAGTCCGAATACTGAAATAGATGCTCAGCGGATTCCATTTGCCCATCTTGAACGGCTCTTTTGATTTTCTCGATTTCTTTTTGTTTCACTCTTTCTTCTGCATGATGATTTACATCAAAACAGCAATTCTTAAGCTTGTGATATTCCTCCAGATTCAGTGAGGAATAGCGAAAAAGAATATCCGCTTCCGTTTCTTTTCCATTTTGTAAGGCCTTTTTGATACGTTACGTATCGATTGCTTTTTGCATGCCTTTAAATTAGCATTCAATTAAACTACACAATGGTTAGTTCAAGAAATCCAATGGGTTAGCTGGTTTTAACAATATTTAGAAAATCCAGTTGACTGCGCCATTACTACGTGTTACGATATACCTGTAGTAAGTCACACTGGATACCGACAGCAATAGTTGACACCCCTCCTACTCG encodes:
- a CDS encoding HAMP domain-containing sensor histidine kinase, with amino-acid sequence MIDLRQIPIILGGLYYGYGPFLVVSSLLLRGLFYGFDSNFWIISPLYGALSIFLWLAHPWFLKQSPRKRILVCLSTVSIMSASVFGGFLISGHSLTELKVVGITFMIQFIGICMLSYLLEEIKQNDFFREQMVKAQKVELASHMSAAISHEVRNPLTAVQGFLQLASEDPEIQATTRRYINTAISELNAAEHVIRDYLTFAQPSLQTVEKFLVNEELNQIIKTLQPMANMNSVEIITVNTEFGYISGDRNRFRQCFLNILKNCIEAMPDGGTLKLHPYVKSNEINISVSDTGIGMTSDQVKRLGEPYYSTKGKKGTGLGLMVSFSIIQEMKGTVKINSKIGIGTEFLVTFPALS
- a CDS encoding polysaccharide deacetylase family protein → MKNILFFTILLLISLFSYQTTTYASTNSREAYEKTGRVIWEVNTNEKLVALTFDDGPHPVFTPQILEILAKYDAKATFFVAGNKVIRFPDILKQEVKEGHEIANHTYHHIYNNITSAKLSSEIKETDKIIHRITGFTPSLYRPVGGHYNDLIINTAIKNGKEVVLWNQDTRDWSDPPVSQMRNYITKGVKPGSIILFHDWHGSEYSQTCQTVKALDNILDFLYKNGYKCITVSEMLYRSSQKIPDFFKIYPKKKDKTSHIDLML
- the dnaB gene encoding replicative DNA helicase, whose amino-acid sequence is MFDPRLVNTEAEQAAVGALFLEDGLIKDCTITPDQLFSRKLRKLLAAMKELDEKGKPIDVISVVEQIGANNLEDIGGISYITKLAGSVPTTANFHYYQGIVKEYAKKRQAIEAAKILIENAKTDDINQTLREGISRLMEIEDTNHEDHLGDIKLSLIELYFDCEKEKEELLGIPTGFQGMDNLTGGFQKFDFVIVGARPSMGKTAFALNIALNAAEKDICLFFSLEMPVKQLLKRAASTIGEISSVKMRNPKQFFVKDDWSRLSHAMGKISNSQLHIFDRVGMNINYIWSKVRKVKREYGDDKRILVIIDYLQLIPGENKYQSNRQIEISEINRALKLMAREMNIVVMALSQLSRGVESRQDKRPMLSDLRESGQIEQDADVISFLYRDDYYQRDVEEKDIVEIIVAKQRNGPIGTVKLGIQKEFGRFEDYR
- a CDS encoding conserved phage C-terminal domain-containing protein, with protein sequence MIDLKSDEWRDPKWSKFLRPDTVWEQV
- a CDS encoding replication protein → MTNLLINEHPLIVLPSLAIKIGLNEAVVLQQMHYWLESSKHVIEGRKWIYNTYKDWQMQMPFWHENTIRKTILSLEQKGYLISANWNRSKIDKTKWYTIDYIKLAEMEETSMIVTEVSTHILEPSSQQELSLEETTIVPPIPEITTEITSKTTTKEHIPFAEIIDYLNLKTQTNYRYSSNKTQELIRPDGEKDLQLGTLSK